TCGGTCTGTAAACTGCCCCGCTGAGATCCCCGTTAACGAGGTGCTTTATGAAGGCTGGAATAGCACCGCTGAGTTCATCCGGGTTCCCGGGTAGGGGTAATGGGTTGAGGGATTGTACCATGACCTCCTGAGAGACTCCGGCGGCAATGAACAGGCTGATACCGCTCCCTATTCCCCACTTGCTCACGAGCTCGTCGAGCAGTATCAGTACCGTCGAGCCAAGTCCGAGCTGGATGATAATTAGTATGCCCACCGCGAGAGTAATATCCACCCCGATCCTGCCGAAGGCGCCCGCGAGGACGTATATCGCGGCCTCGAAGAAGGCCATGAATACCGAGAACAACCTCTGAAGGGCCTGATAAAACCTCCTATCCTCGGGATTTGAGAGATCAAGCCTGAGGATCTCGGAACCAACAAGAAGCTGGAGTATGATTCCAGCGGTGACGATTGGACCTATACCGAGGGTCAAAAGCGTACCGTTCTTACCGGCCAACACGAACCTGAGGGAAGCAAGATAGTCCTGGAATTGAGGCGGGAGACCATACAGCGGGATCTCCGACAGGATGAAGTACAGCAACAGGGCGGTGCCGGTCCAGGTGAACTTCTCCCTCAGCGGAACCCTTCTCTTGGGCCTCTCAACCTCGGGGAACCATTTTTCGATGGCGTATATTACTTCTCGGACGCCCATTTTTCAACACCCGTGGCAACTGTAATGAAAGTTAAAGAAGGTAGGATCAGGCGAGGATAACCTCGCCACCGGCCGCTTTGATCTTCTCCTCGGCCTTTGGAGTGACATAGTAGGCTTTGACGACCAGTGCCCTGGTTAGCTTCCCTGTACCCATGACCTTGTCAACACCGAGGGCGGTTGCATCAAAGACGAGCTTCCCGTCCTCCTCGTAGATGACGCCCATGTCCCTGTAGAGTTCAAAGTTTTCGTCAATGTCGCTGAGGTTTATGGTCCGCGGGGTGTACTGAACCTCTTTGGGCCTGTGGAAGCCGCGCTTGCCGAGGTGGTCGGGGGCGTACTTGATGGTCCAGGTGAACTTCTGGTCCTTCCTCTTTCCTGTTCCAGCCATACCGCGACCGCCTTTGCTTCCACCGCCGCGGTGCTTCTTCTTGCAACCCCACCCGTGAGTGTGACTCCCGCGAAGCTTTCTAACCTTCTTCCTCCTCCTTATCATCTCTCGCCACCTCAGAGCATTCTCTCAATGAGCTCGTTTATCTTCTCACCGCGGTAGCCCAGGGCACCACCTTCCTTAAAGCTGCGCTTCTTGCTGTCCTTAAGTCCTCCCCTCGGGGGGTGGAGCCTGAAGACGGGCTTTATGTTCGGAAGGTCGGTGAGCTTCATCTCGCCGTTTATTATCTTCTCCGCGAACTCGTCGATGGTTATTCCGAGCTTCTCCTTGACGTACTCATCCGTGACGGGCCTGTTGCCGATGAGCCTGCCGCGCTTCCTGATGAGCTCCGCGAGGGTCTCCTTGTTGATCTCGCCCCAGGTTATGTAGTCCTTGACCTTCTGAATCATGCCATTGTAGCTCGGCGTGTCATCAATTATGACAAGGTGGTTAACCCGGTGGAGGCGGAGCATAGCCAGGGTGTCCCTCACTTCACCCTTCGCCCTGATCCCGCTCCTAAGCCTGATGAGTGCGAGCTTTGTCATGTTCTCCCACCTCACTCAACCGGAAAGTTCGCTGACATCTCTTTACCCACAACTATGCCGTAGCGCTCGACGTCCTCTGGCTTAATGGCAACGCGGTTGGTGTTGTAGAGCGCGTTGAAGACAGCCCTGGCGAAGTTGACTGTCGTCCTCGTCTCACCCAGTGTCTGGGACCAGACGTCCTGAACACCAGCCAGTGTGAGTACCTTCTTGCCAACGTCACCGATGACCAGTCCGAGACCACGTGGACCGGGCATGAGCCTGACCTTGACGCTACCCTCCTTACCCTCAACTGCAAAGGGTATGGAGTGTGGCCTTCTGCACCTGCACTCCCAGCTTCCACAGCCACGCTTGACTTCGATGATGTTCATCTTTGCATAGTCGAGGGCCTTCCTGATGGCTATTCCAACTTCCCTTCCGTGGCCGATTCCGAGGCCGACGTAGCCGTCCCTGTTGCCAACGGCAGCAAGAACGCGGAACCTGATGCGCCTTCCGCTGTCGGTCATTCTAACGGTGAGGGCTATGTCGAGGATCTCCTGGTTCTCCCTGAGGTTGACCTCCGGAAGGAGGACGTCGACTATCTGCGGTTCTTTTATCTGATAACCCTTCCTGAATATCTCGTGAATGTCAGTTATCTGCCCCTCTTTAACGAGCTTACCCAGCTTTGTCCTCGGCTCCCACTCCTCAAGAACGCGCTGGGCCATCTCTCTCGGGTCGCTCATTCTCTCGCCTCCCCAAACTTCTCGATTATCCTGGCCTTAACCTCTTCAAAGTGCTCCGGGAGCTTCTCGGGCTCGAGGCCCTTAATGAGATAGCCACCAAACTGCTTCCTGTAGAGGGCCTCGTCTTCCTCCTTAAGGGCCTTGGCGTAGTTTGCCACGTGCTCACCGTTTATCCTGTAGTCCTCCGGGTAGATCTCCTCGCTGTGGGGGATGTTAAGCCCGGCATCAACGGCACCCTTGAGGACGGCGAAGATTGAGCTTCCCCTGGTCGGCGGGTGAAGGCCTATGTCGAGGATTGCCTCCTCAATGCCCGCCTGCTTCGCTTTGTAACCTATTAGAAGACCGAGAAGGTAAGCTGACGGAGTGTTTCCGCCGTGGCCCTTCCAGCCGAAGTCCCTCACGAGTTCCCTGGTGTGGGCGGAAACGAGTGTCCTGTCCCCCTTGGGGTCGTAGACAACTATCTGCGCTATGTGGTGGTTGAGTGTCTTCCTCACGACAAGCCTGGGCTTGCCGGACTTCAGGAGGGCAAGCCTCTTGTGATAGTTGGTCTTACCCTCTCTCCTCCTCCTGAACGGAACCTTATACCTCGGTCCGTGTGCCATTTCTCTCACCTCACCCTTTCAGGATACCGTGCTCCTGCATGAACATGTAGAGCTGCCTCTTGTTCCTGAACTGGCCGCCCTTGACTCTGATGTACAGCCTCCTGTAGGTGTGGGCATCCAGTTTTCCTTCCGCTTTGAGCTTTCTCAGCTCCTTCCTCAAGGCCCTTATGATCATCATCCAGCGCTCCTTCTTGCCCATCCTGGCGGTCTTCCTGCCCTTCTTGCTCCCCGGGCCGCGGTGCCTGCCCTTTCTCCTGGCCTCCTGGTAGGCCCTCGCCCTGGCCCTGCTCTGGCCCCTGACCGGCTTCTTCTTTATGACACCGTCGTGGATCAGCCTCTTAATGTCCTCACGGGTTATCGCGGTGGCAACGTCATCAATCCTCTCGGGGTCTATCCACACCCTGTTCTCTCCACACTTCAACAGCTCGGCGGCGATCCTTCTCTGGGTCCTGAGCATGATTATCACCTCACGTTGAGAACCTTAATACCGAGCTCCCTGGCCCTTGCAATGATTATCTCCCTCTTCTTGGCCCCGACGGTTCCCGCAATCCTGGCGGCCTGCCTGGTTGGGTCTATGGCTTCGAGCTCTTTGACATTGTGAACGAGGACTTCCTCGTAACCGCTCGGGTGGAGACCGCGAACGGCTTTCGGTGAACTCCAGCCGATGCTGGGTGAGGGTAGTTTGCCCTTCTTCTTGAGCCTCATCTTGCTGTCTATTCCCTGGGGCTTTCTCCACTTGGGGTCGTTCTTGAACTTAGGATACCTCCACCACTCCTGGCGGAGGAACCTCGGTTTTTTCCTCTTGAGCCTGGCCCTTATCCTCAGGAGTCTCGCCTTCTCGTTCATCCCTCACACCTCACTTCAGAACTTAATCGGCTTGCCCGCCTTGTCAACTATGTAAATACCATCTTGGAACACTCTTCTATCCCACTTGGTTATCCTTGTGGC
This is a stretch of genomic DNA from Thermococcus zilligii AN1. It encodes these proteins:
- a CDS encoding 50S ribosomal protein L18, producing MAHGPRYKVPFRRRREGKTNYHKRLALLKSGKPRLVVRKTLNHHIAQIVVYDPKGDRTLVSAHTRELVRDFGWKGHGGNTPSAYLLGLLIGYKAKQAGIEEAILDIGLHPPTRGSSIFAVLKGAVDAGLNIPHSEEIYPEDYRINGEHVANYAKALKEEDEALYRKQFGGYLIKGLEPEKLPEHFEEVKARIIEKFGEARE
- a CDS encoding 50S ribosomal protein L30 → MTKLALIRLRSGIRAKGEVRDTLAMLRLHRVNHLVIIDDTPSYNGMIQKVKDYITWGEINKETLAELIRKRGRLIGNRPVTDEYVKEKLGITIDEFAEKIINGEMKLTDLPNIKPVFRLHPPRGGLKDSKKRSFKEGGALGYRGEKINELIERML
- a CDS encoding 50S ribosomal protein L32e, which codes for MNEKARLLRIRARLKRKKPRFLRQEWWRYPKFKNDPKWRKPQGIDSKMRLKKKGKLPSPSIGWSSPKAVRGLHPSGYEEVLVHNVKELEAIDPTRQAARIAGTVGAKKREIIIARARELGIKVLNVR
- a CDS encoding uL15m family ribosomal protein, whose translation is MIRRRKKVRKLRGSHTHGWGCKKKHRGGGSKGGRGMAGTGKRKDQKFTWTIKYAPDHLGKRGFHRPKEVQYTPRTINLSDIDENFELYRDMGVIYEEDGKLVFDATALGVDKVMGTGKLTRALVVKAYYVTPKAEEKIKAAGGEVILA
- a CDS encoding 50S ribosomal protein L19e; translation: MLRTQRRIAAELLKCGENRVWIDPERIDDVATAITREDIKRLIHDGVIKKKPVRGQSRARARAYQEARRKGRHRGPGSKKGRKTARMGKKERWMMIIRALRKELRKLKAEGKLDAHTYRRLYIRVKGGQFRNKRQLYMFMQEHGILKG
- the rpsE gene encoding 30S ribosomal protein S5 → MSDPREMAQRVLEEWEPRTKLGKLVKEGQITDIHEIFRKGYQIKEPQIVDVLLPEVNLRENQEILDIALTVRMTDSGRRIRFRVLAAVGNRDGYVGLGIGHGREVGIAIRKALDYAKMNIIEVKRGCGSWECRCRRPHSIPFAVEGKEGSVKVRLMPGPRGLGLVIGDVGKKVLTLAGVQDVWSQTLGETRTTVNFARAVFNALYNTNRVAIKPEDVERYGIVVGKEMSANFPVE